The Mycobacteriales bacterium nucleotide sequence CAGATCAAGAGCCCCGACGACCTCGACCGGCTGCTGCGCTGGTGGCTCGGGTCCAACGCCAAGGCCGCCGGGATGCCGGACGGCCGGCTGGCCGAGGCGTTCTGGGTGATGGACACCGCCTGACCGCTGGTGGGGGCGCGCTCAGCCCCCGCCGCGCAGGTCGAGCAGCATCCTGGTGTTGCCAAGGATGTTCGGCTTGACGTGCTCCAGCCCGAGGAACTCCGCGACGCCTTCGTCGTACGAGCGGAGCAGCTCCTCGTAGACCGCGGGTTCGACCGCGCTGGCCTCGAACGGGCGGAAGCCGTGCCCGGCGAAGAAGTCCACCTCGAAGGTGAGGCAGCAGACCCGGTTCACACCGACCGCCCGCGCCCGGTCGAGCAGGGCCTCGAGCAACGCGTGCCCCACCCCGCCACGCTGGCAGGTCGGGTCGACGGCGAGCGTTCGTACCTCGGCAAGGTCGGCCCAGAGCACGTGCAAAGCCCCGCAGCCCACGCCGACTCCGTCGACCTCGGCGACCAGGAACTCCTGCACGTCTTCGTAAAGCGTGACCGTCGGCTTGTCCAGCAGGACGCCCTTCGGGGCGTAGAGGTCGACGAGCCGGCGGATCAGCGCGACGTCGGAGGTACGCGCCGGGCGGAGCGTGAGCGTCACGCGGTGACGGGGACGTCGGCGGCGAGCTCGGCCTCGAGGCAGGCCTGCTCGGCTTCCCGGCACCGAGCGCCGGCCAGCTCGCCCAGCGCGTCGGAGACCGCGTCCTTCTGCGCCGCGGACAGCCAGTCCAGATAGTGCTCGCGGACGCCCCGGACGTGCGTGGGGTACGCCGCGACCAGCCGGGCCATGCCGAGCGGGGTCAGGACCGCGTAGACCACCCGCGCATCCGCTCCGCAGCGCTGCCGCTCGACCAGCCCTTCGCGGGCCAGCTTGTCCACCAGCCGGGTCAGCCCGCTCGGCGTGAGCACGGCATGGGTGGCCAGCTCGGTCATCCGCAGCCGCTGGTCGCCGGCCTCGGACAGGTG carries:
- a CDS encoding amino-acid N-acetyltransferase, which encodes MTLTLRPARTSDVALIRRLVDLYAPKGVLLDKPTVTLYEDVQEFLVAEVDGVGVGCGALHVLWADLAEVRTLAVDPTCQRGGVGHALLEALLDRARAVGVNRVCCLTFEVDFFAGHGFRPFEASAVEPAVYEELLRSYDEGVAEFLGLEHVKPNILGNTRMLLDLRGGG
- a CDS encoding MarR family transcriptional regulator, translated to MATEGGCSTQPLDAAEMSAWHALIRAHSRVVRRLEAELEAEHGLSLPAYEVLAHLSEAGDQRLRMTELATHAVLTPSGLTRLVDKLAREGLVERQRCGADARVVYAVLTPLGMARLVAAYPTHVRGVREHYLDWLSAAQKDAVSDALGELAGARCREAEQACLEAELAADVPVTA